Proteins from a genomic interval of Colias croceus chromosome 2, ilColCroc2.1:
- the LOC123702029 gene encoding protein OPI10 homolog, which produces MSNVFGLIVSGRLVQTDFTPVSETSLVTTILDVDSINHAVVFLTGTTPLPAGTVAIVYWSWPDPNAPPNWQPLGHISNAKPSAIFKIHNLKKLHELSSENKFMNAFGQQQICHNAQIGISIEPETNAQHLEPLLTQQTNTYVTFAQKMLENLVNFVASYSVTQEQMTPTPGVSYIPLNTLHTWYQNFERRLQQNPNFWKN; this is translated from the exons ATGTCTAACGTATTCGGTTTAATAGTGTCCGGGCGACTG GTTCAAACGGACTTTACGCCGGTGTCGGAAACGAGCCTGGTGACTACTATTCTGGACGTGGACTCGATCAACCACGCCGTAGTGTTCCTGACGGGCACGACGCCGCTGCCGGCGGGCACTGTGGCCATCGTGTACTGGAGTTGGCCCGACCCCAACGCGCCGCCCAACTGGCAGCCGCTAGGTCACATTTCTAATGCGAAACCGTCggctatatttaaaatacacaattTAAAGAAATTGCATGAACTATCCA gtgaaaataaatttatgaatgcATTTGGGCAGCAGCAAATCTGCCACAATGCACAGATCGGTATATCCATAGAACCAGAGACTAATGCCCAACATCTAGAACCTTTACTT actcaacaaacaaatacatatgTAACATTTGCACAGAAGATGTTAGAAAATTTAGTGAATTTTGTGGCGTCATACTCGGTGACCCAGGAGCAGATGACCCCCACCCCCGGGGTGTCGTACATCCCCCTCAACACGCTGCACACTTGGTACCAGAACTTCGAGCGGCGGCTGCAGCAGAACCCCAACTTTTGGAAGAACTAG
- the LOC123698868 gene encoding cell division cycle 7-related protein kinase-like: MSRIRGIEAKILKLQKEVQKQQLKQNGINEEDKKNREDALCTKDDPEKEQIKELVLKLPKLDKIFQVHRKIGEGTFSSVYLGSLRQHSDLPDAQKRWFAIKHLVPTAHPARIEHELRCLQDMGGRHNVIGVELCLRHLDTIVFVMPYIPHRKFSEYVGDMNAEELARYMHALLVALRHVHSFGVIHRDVKPSNFLYDRENRRYLLVDFGLAQRVCAAPEPPPAHSQSTAKRLREEEADSSPGAKRVALDLSLGTRAHSVPVSRRIDAIKQHALKQSLPRLQSASVAAAVPACACAGLAGACAAGGATGCARRGAARAARAGTQGFRPPEVLLKSPRQGTALDTWAAGVVLASVLTARYPFFRASDDVSALAELADLLGTEPIQRVAASLACSAVFSYGRRVVVSGKRSGICLRKLARRLRGAPPIPPTPAAPPAHAALSAPASHAALAPPAALSASNCLRCRLPQLQCLCATNTQPSPNPDDIVVADFPESAFSLAMRLLDPDPRSRLSAHDALQHPFLTHLPH; this comes from the exons ATGTCTAGAATAAGAGGTATCGAGGCTAAAATACTAAAACTTCAAAAAGAAGTTCAAAAacaacaattaaaacaaaatgggATCAACGAAGAAGATAAAAAGAACAGAGAAGATGCTTTGTGTACCAAGGATGATCCTGAGA AGGAACAAATAAAGGAGCTCGTGCTCAAGCTTCCTAAACTGGACAAGATATTTCAAGTACATCGAAAGATAGGAGAGGGCACATTTAGTTCTGTTTATTTAGGTTCTTTGCGCCAGCACTCTGACCTGCCTGATGCACAGAAGCGCTGGTTTGCCATCAAACATCTGGTGCCAACGGCTCATCCCGCGAGGATTGAGCACGAATTGAGATGCCTGCAGGATATGGG TGGAAGGCACAATGTTATTGGTGTAGAGCTCTGTTTGAGACATTTGGATACTATAGTGTTTGTTATGCCGTACATACCTCATAGAAAATTTTCA GAGTATGTGGGAGATATGAATGCAGAGGAATTGGCGAGGTACATGCATGCCCTGCTGGTGGCCCTGCGACACGTGCACTCTTTTGGGGTTATCCACAGAGATGTCAAACCTAGCAACTTTCTGTATGATCGAGAAAATAGAAG GTACTTGTTGGTGGATTTCGGTCTGGCGCAACGCGTGTGCGCCGCGCCCGAGCCGCCGCCCGCGCATTCACAGAGCACAGCTAAACGGTTGCGGGAAGAG GAAGCGGACTCATCCCCGGGCGCCAAGCGCGTGGCGCTGGACCTGTCGCTGGGCACGCGCGCGCACAGCGTGCCCGTCTCGCGCAGGATCGACGCCATCAAGCAGCACGCGCTCAAGCAGAGCCTGCCTAGG TTGCAGAGCGCCAGTGTAGCGGCTGCGGTCCCGGCGTGCGCATGCGCGGGGCTGGCGGGCGCATGCGCGGCGGGCGGGGCGACGGGGTGCGCGCGGCGGGGggcggcgcgggcggcgcGCGCGGGCACGCAGGGCTTCCGCCCGCCCGAGGTGCTGCTCAAGAGCCCGCGCCAGGGCACCGCGCTCGACACCTGGGCCGCCGGCGTCGTGCTCGCCTCCGTGCTCACCGCCAG ATACCCGTTTTTCCGCGCGTCAGACGACGTGTCAGCGCTGGCGGAGCTGGCCGACCTGCTCGGCACGGAGCCCATACAGCGCGTTGCAGCTTCGCTTG CCTGCTCAGCTGTATTTTCATACG GTCGGCGTGTAGTAGTGTCGGGTAAACGCAGCGGCATTTGTTTGCGCAAACTTGCGCGGCGATTACGAGGAGCTCCTCCCATACCACCAACACCTGCTGCACCACCGGCACATGCGGCACTATCGGCACCTGCTTCACATGCAGCACTAGCCCCACCGGCTGCACTATCCGCGTCGAACTGTCTACGCTGTCGGCTTCCGCAGTTGCAGTGCCTGTGCGCTACTAACACTCAACCC agCCCGAATCCCGACGACATAGTAGTGGCGGATTTCCCGGAGAGCGCGTTCTCGCTGGCGATGCGCCTGCTCGACCCCGACCCGCGCTCGCGTCTCTCCGCGCACGACGCGCTGCAGCACCCCTTCCTGACCCACCTGCCGCACTGA
- the LOC123702530 gene encoding CDGSH iron-sulfur domain-containing protein 3, mitochondrial isoform X1 — MTYVNVNNKCQQGPRYHYQLESNNSYRFQVLIRSCSNIYKMFCSTVAKRITAQGIRTANYVTKPPKPEIPTNPLASVYSATHQKTNGIVYDKKPFKIALEAGKTYSWCLCGRSKSQPFCDGTHRNIYLKITEKPIRFTVTESKDYWLCNCKQTKNRPFCDGTHKQKEIQEATTIRL, encoded by the exons atgactTATGTCAATGTCAACAACAAATGTCAACAAGGGCCAAGGTATCATTATCAGCTGGAATCAAATAATTCTTATAG ATTTCAGGTTCTCATAAGAAGTTGCTCAAACATTTACAAAATGTTTTGTTCAACAGTTGCAAAAAGAATAACTGCCCAAGGAATTAGAACG gcAAATTATGTGACAAAACCACCCAAGCCAGAAATCCCAACAAATCCACTAGCTTCCGTTTATTCAGCTACTCACCAAAAAACAAATGGTATTGTCTATGATAAGAAGCCCTTTAAAATAGCATTAGAAGCTGGTAAAACTTATAGCTGGTGTTTATGTGGAAGATCAAAGTCCCAGCCATTCTGTGACGGAACACATAGGAACATATACCTTAAAATTACAGAAAA gCCAATTAGATTTACAGTGACAGAATCAAAGGACTACTGGCTGTGTAACTGTAAACAGACCAAGAATAGGCCCTTCTGCGATGGAACACACAAACAGAAGGAAATCCAAGAAGCAACCACTATCAGACTGTAA
- the LOC123702530 gene encoding CDGSH iron-sulfur domain-containing protein 3, mitochondrial isoform X2, giving the protein MFCSTVAKRITAQGIRTANYVTKPPKPEIPTNPLASVYSATHQKTNGIVYDKKPFKIALEAGKTYSWCLCGRSKSQPFCDGTHRNIYLKITEKPIRFTVTESKDYWLCNCKQTKNRPFCDGTHKQKEIQEATTIRL; this is encoded by the exons ATGTTTTGTTCAACAGTTGCAAAAAGAATAACTGCCCAAGGAATTAGAACG gcAAATTATGTGACAAAACCACCCAAGCCAGAAATCCCAACAAATCCACTAGCTTCCGTTTATTCAGCTACTCACCAAAAAACAAATGGTATTGTCTATGATAAGAAGCCCTTTAAAATAGCATTAGAAGCTGGTAAAACTTATAGCTGGTGTTTATGTGGAAGATCAAAGTCCCAGCCATTCTGTGACGGAACACATAGGAACATATACCTTAAAATTACAGAAAA gCCAATTAGATTTACAGTGACAGAATCAAAGGACTACTGGCTGTGTAACTGTAAACAGACCAAGAATAGGCCCTTCTGCGATGGAACACACAAACAGAAGGAAATCCAAGAAGCAACCACTATCAGACTGTAA